A region from the Mesorhizobium sp. J8 genome encodes:
- the glcF gene encoding glycolate oxidase subunit GlcF, producing the protein MQTNFSAAQLADPHVAESEKILRKCVHCGFCTATCPTYVTLGNELDSPRGRIYLIKDMLENGRPADKEIVTHIDRCLSCLACMTTCPSGVNYMHLVDHARAHIQETYKRPLIDRLTRTVLAAVLPYPSRFRAALKLAGLGRPFIGLFEKLPVLKPVAAMLKLAPSAIPPVSPMAKPGTHAGQGAKRGRVAILTGCAQSVLDPAINETTISLLTRLGVEVVVPEGEGCCGALVHHMGREDQALALARRNVDAWTRAIDRGGLDAIIITASGCGTTIKDYGFMLRLDPAYAEKAARVSALAKDVTEYLAVLDLPEPVREPGTVVAYHSACSMQHGQKITRQPKELLARAGFVVREPREGHLCCGSAGTYNILQPEISAKLRDRKVKNIEATGAEIVATGNIGCITQIASAAKLPVVHTIKLLDWAYGGPKPEGVSERGLAAAE; encoded by the coding sequence ATGCAGACCAATTTCTCAGCCGCGCAGCTCGCCGACCCGCATGTCGCGGAATCGGAAAAGATCCTGCGCAAATGCGTGCATTGCGGCTTCTGCACCGCCACCTGCCCCACCTATGTGACGCTCGGCAATGAGCTGGATTCGCCGCGCGGCCGCATCTACCTCATCAAGGATATGTTGGAGAACGGCCGGCCCGCCGACAAGGAAATCGTCACCCACATCGACCGCTGCCTCTCCTGCCTCGCCTGCATGACGACATGCCCCTCGGGCGTGAACTACATGCATCTGGTCGACCATGCCCGCGCTCATATCCAGGAGACCTATAAGCGTCCGCTGATCGACCGGCTGACCCGTACCGTGTTGGCTGCCGTGCTGCCTTACCCATCCCGCTTCCGCGCCGCGCTGAAGCTTGCCGGGCTGGGCCGGCCGTTCATCGGCTTGTTCGAGAAATTGCCGGTGTTGAAGCCGGTCGCGGCGATGCTGAAGCTCGCGCCGTCCGCGATCCCGCCGGTATCGCCGATGGCGAAACCGGGGACGCATGCCGGGCAGGGGGCAAAACGGGGCCGCGTCGCCATCCTGACCGGCTGCGCGCAGTCCGTTCTCGATCCGGCCATCAACGAAACCACCATCTCCCTGCTGACGAGGCTCGGCGTCGAGGTCGTGGTGCCGGAAGGTGAGGGCTGCTGCGGCGCGCTTGTTCACCACATGGGCCGCGAGGATCAGGCCCTTGCCTTGGCCAGGCGGAATGTCGACGCCTGGACGCGCGCCATAGACCGGGGTGGGCTCGACGCCATCATCATCACCGCCTCCGGCTGCGGCACGACCATCAAGGATTACGGCTTCATGTTGCGCCTCGATCCGGCCTATGCGGAAAAGGCCGCGCGCGTCTCGGCGCTGGCCAAGGACGTCACCGAATACCTCGCCGTGCTCGACCTTCCCGAGCCGGTGCGCGAGCCGGGCACGGTCGTCGCCTATCATTCCGCTTGCTCCATGCAGCATGGCCAGAAGATCACGCGCCAGCCGAAGGAGCTTCTCGCCAGGGCTGGCTTTGTCGTGCGTGAGCCGCGCGAGGGGCATCTGTGCTGCGGCTCGGCCGGCACCTACAACATCCTGCAGCCCGAAATCTCCGCCAAGTTGCGCGACCGCAAGGTGAAGAACATCGAGGCGACCGGGGCCGAAATCGTCGCCACCGGCAATATCGGCTGCATCACGCAGATTGCGTCCGCGGCGAAACTGCCGGTGGTGCATACGATAAAACTGCTCGACTGGGCCTATGGTGGCCCAAAGCCTGAGGGTGTTTCTGAGCGAGGGCTTGCGGCGGCGGAGTAA
- a CDS encoding bifunctional 5,10-methylenetetrahydrofolate dehydrogenase/5,10-methenyltetrahydrofolate cyclohydrolase produces the protein MTRTDDSRYLKGGPVAQRIIASVREDAAIATAEGFPPKLVSITVGDTEAVDVYVRNQRAKAGLAGIGFEERRFAADITAGELEAAIHGLNADPRVTGIIIQRPVPAHIPIKTLQAAVHPLKDVEGMHPASIGNIVYNQLDLAPCTAAASVELLKETGLELQGLEVVVVGHSEIVGKPIAFLLMSEGATVTVCHHMTRSVAAHARRADALFVAVGKPRLIKANMVKPGAAVIDIGINSEVGPDGETHIVGDVDTDSVKEVASWITPVPGGVGPLTVAILLRNTMVALNRQRALYRATYGVPDQLAAE, from the coding sequence ATGACCCGGACCGACGACAGCCGCTACCTGAAAGGTGGCCCGGTCGCCCAGCGCATCATCGCTTCGGTGCGCGAAGACGCGGCGATCGCCACGGCTGAAGGTTTTCCGCCGAAGCTGGTCTCGATCACCGTCGGCGATACCGAAGCGGTCGACGTCTATGTCCGCAACCAGCGCGCCAAGGCCGGGCTTGCGGGCATCGGCTTCGAGGAGCGGCGTTTCGCCGCCGACATAACCGCCGGCGAGCTGGAAGCGGCGATCCACGGCCTCAACGCCGACCCGCGCGTCACCGGCATCATCATCCAACGCCCGGTGCCGGCGCATATCCCGATCAAGACGCTGCAGGCGGCGGTGCATCCGCTGAAGGATGTCGAGGGCATGCATCCGGCTTCGATCGGCAATATCGTCTACAACCAGCTCGACCTGGCGCCCTGCACGGCGGCGGCCTCGGTCGAGTTGCTCAAGGAAACCGGCCTCGAGCTCCAGGGGCTCGAAGTGGTCGTCGTTGGCCATTCCGAGATCGTCGGCAAACCGATCGCCTTCCTGCTCATGAGCGAAGGCGCGACGGTGACGGTCTGCCACCACATGACGCGCTCGGTGGCGGCGCATGCGCGGCGCGCGGACGCACTGTTCGTCGCCGTCGGCAAGCCCAGGCTGATCAAGGCCAACATGGTAAAGCCGGGCGCTGCCGTCATCGACATCGGCATCAATTCCGAGGTCGGACCCGACGGCGAAACCCATATCGTCGGCGACGTCGACACCGACAGCGTCAAGGAAGTGGCGTCCTGGATCACGCCGGTGCCGGGTGGCGTCGGCCCGCTGACGGTCGCGATCCTGTTGCGCAACACGATGGTGGCGCTCAACCGCCAGCGCGCGCTCTACCGCGCGACCTATGGCGTGCCGGATCAACTCGCAGCGGAGTAA
- a CDS encoding L,D-transpeptidase — protein MKTAFCSLLGAAAILAAGTTTSLANDRYADMPPVMVSPDLSAPWVLQLGHAPGIVRPTRQATQQPLQRLFQAQPDRQKTATVQQPARRMVMRPQINPIYLPQEVAYDGPAKPGTIVIDTHQNFLYLVEKNGKARRYGVGTGKPGFEWSGTHKITNKREWPDWRPPAEMIKREAAKGRYLPTYLAGGIENPLGARALYLGTTEYRIHGTNQPWTIGGAVSSGCIRMRNEDVVDLYERVNVGTTVEVI, from the coding sequence ATGAAGACAGCGTTTTGTTCCCTGCTCGGTGCAGCGGCGATCCTTGCCGCCGGCACCACGACCTCGCTTGCCAATGACCGCTATGCCGACATGCCGCCGGTCATGGTGAGCCCCGACCTTTCGGCGCCCTGGGTGCTGCAGCTTGGCCATGCGCCAGGCATCGTGCGCCCAACCCGGCAGGCAACGCAGCAGCCGCTGCAGCGCCTGTTCCAGGCGCAGCCCGATCGGCAGAAGACGGCAACCGTGCAGCAGCCGGCCAGGCGCATGGTGATGCGGCCGCAGATCAACCCGATCTACCTGCCGCAGGAAGTCGCCTATGACGGACCGGCGAAGCCGGGCACCATCGTCATCGATACGCACCAGAATTTCCTCTATCTGGTCGAGAAGAACGGCAAGGCGCGGCGTTACGGCGTCGGCACCGGCAAGCCGGGCTTCGAATGGTCGGGCACACACAAGATCACCAACAAGCGCGAGTGGCCGGACTGGCGCCCGCCGGCGGAGATGATCAAGCGCGAGGCGGCCAAAGGCCGTTACCTGCCGACCTATCTCGCCGGCGGCATCGAGAACCCGCTCGGGGCGCGCGCGCTCTATCTCGGCACCACAGAATACCGCATCCACGGCACCAACCAGCCCTGGACGATCGGCGGCGCGGTGTCTTCCGGCTGCATCCGCATGCGCAATGAGGACGTCGTCGATCTTTACGAGCGCGTGAATGTCGGAACCACGGTCGAGGTGATATAG
- a CDS encoding DNA-3-methyladenine glycosylase I: MATENAGILDGPDGKARCFWHGNLPDYLHYHDREWGRPVTDDRRLFEKICLEGFQSGLSWLTILRKRENFREAFAGFDFDKVARFTEEDVERLLGNAGIIRHRGKIVSTINNAKRAREMADEFGSLAAWFWKFEPGPDERPEIVDLAHLRANPTTAVSVRISKELKKRGWSFVGPTTVYAFMQAMGLVNDHLEGCYCRAEVENERKKLKRPK; encoded by the coding sequence ATGGCGACTGAAAATGCCGGTATTCTCGACGGCCCCGACGGCAAGGCGCGCTGCTTCTGGCACGGCAACCTGCCGGACTATCTCCATTACCACGACCGTGAATGGGGCCGGCCGGTAACGGACGATCGCCGGCTGTTCGAGAAGATCTGCCTGGAAGGGTTCCAATCCGGGCTGTCGTGGCTGACCATCCTGCGCAAGCGCGAGAATTTCCGCGAGGCCTTCGCCGGCTTCGACTTCGACAAGGTGGCGCGCTTCACCGAGGAAGATGTCGAGCGCCTGCTCGGCAATGCCGGCATCATCCGGCATCGCGGCAAGATCGTCTCGACCATCAACAACGCCAAACGCGCCCGCGAGATGGCCGACGAATTCGGCTCGCTGGCCGCCTGGTTCTGGAAGTTCGAGCCGGGGCCGGACGAGCGTCCCGAAATCGTCGACCTCGCGCATCTGCGCGCCAATCCGACGACGGCGGTGTCGGTCAGGATCTCGAAGGAGTTGAAGAAGCGAGGCTGGAGCTTTGTCGGCCCGACCACGGTTTATGCCTTCATGCAGGCGATGGGCCTGGTCAACGACCATCTCGAAGGCTGCTACTGCCGCGCCGAGGTGGAGAACGAGCGCAAGAAGCTGAAGCGGCCGAAGTAG
- the hisS gene encoding histidine--tRNA ligase has translation MADKPEKTKARLPRGFADRSAEDIRAVEKMMATIRSVYELYGFEPVDQPMIEYTDALGKFLPDQDRPNEGVFSFQDDDDQWLSLRYDLTAPTARFVAENFDKLPKPYRSYRSGWVFRNEKPGPGRFRQFMQFDADTIGTPGVAADAEMAMMMADVMEALGIKRGDYVIRVNNRKVLDGVLEAIGLGGDENAGRRLTVLRAIDKLDKLGPEGVRLLLGPGRWDGGKEGEGDFAKGAGLNDTQAEAVLLATARNGQAAQDASVSANAVYQEGVGELATIEALVRAAGYGEDRIVMDRSVVRGLEYYTGPVFEAELLAEIPNDEGQIVRFGSVGGGGRYDGLVSRFRGEPVPATGFSIGVSRLMTALKNLGKLDTSDVVAPVVVLVMDKDTESLGRYQKMVADLRAAGIRAEMYLGGAGMKAQLKYADRRGSPVAVIQGGDERARGEVQIKDLIEGARLSAEITDNAEWRAARPAQVTVAEGELVGEVKKILAAQAADRAKGGA, from the coding sequence ATGGCCGACAAACCGGAAAAGACGAAAGCGCGTTTGCCGCGCGGTTTTGCCGACCGCAGCGCCGAAGACATCCGCGCCGTCGAGAAGATGATGGCGACCATCCGCTCGGTCTATGAGCTTTACGGCTTCGAGCCGGTCGACCAGCCGATGATCGAATACACCGATGCTTTGGGCAAATTCTTGCCCGACCAGGACCGGCCGAACGAAGGCGTGTTCTCCTTCCAGGATGACGACGACCAGTGGCTGTCGCTGCGCTACGACCTGACCGCCCCGACGGCGCGTTTCGTCGCCGAAAACTTCGACAAGCTGCCGAAGCCTTATCGCAGCTACCGCTCCGGCTGGGTGTTCCGCAACGAGAAGCCCGGCCCTGGCCGCTTCCGCCAGTTCATGCAGTTCGACGCCGACACGATCGGCACGCCGGGCGTCGCCGCCGACGCCGAGATGGCGATGATGATGGCCGACGTCATGGAGGCGCTCGGCATCAAGCGCGGCGACTATGTCATCCGCGTCAACAACCGCAAGGTGCTCGACGGCGTGCTGGAGGCCATCGGCCTTGGCGGCGACGAAAATGCCGGCCGGCGTCTGACGGTTCTGCGCGCCATCGACAAGCTCGACAAGCTCGGGCCGGAAGGCGTCAGGCTTCTGCTCGGTCCCGGACGCTGGGACGGCGGCAAGGAAGGCGAGGGCGACTTCGCCAAGGGCGCTGGGTTGAACGACACCCAAGCCGAGGCGGTTCTTTTGGCAACGGCAAGGAACGGGCAGGCCGCGCAGGACGCAAGCGTCAGTGCCAACGCTGTCTATCAGGAAGGCGTAGGCGAACTTGCAACGATCGAGGCGCTGGTTAGAGCCGCTGGCTACGGCGAAGACCGCATCGTGATGGATCGCTCCGTCGTGCGCGGCCTCGAATATTACACAGGTCCTGTTTTCGAGGCCGAACTGCTGGCCGAGATCCCCAACGACGAGGGCCAGATCGTGCGCTTCGGCTCTGTCGGCGGCGGCGGCCGTTATGACGGGCTGGTCTCGCGCTTCCGCGGCGAGCCGGTGCCGGCGACGGGCTTCTCCATCGGCGTCTCCCGGCTGATGACGGCCCTGAAGAACCTCGGCAAGCTCGATACCTCCGATGTCGTCGCGCCGGTCGTGGTTCTCGTCATGGACAAGGATACGGAAAGCCTTGGCCGCTACCAGAAGATGGTCGCCGACCTTCGCGCCGCCGGCATCCGCGCCGAAATGTATCTTGGCGGCGCGGGCATGAAGGCGCAGCTCAAATATGCCGACCGCCGCGGCAGCCCGGTCGCCGTCATCCAGGGCGGCGACGAGCGCGCCAGGGGCGAGGTCCAGATCAAGGACCTGATCGAAGGCGCCCGCCTGTCGGCCGAGATCACCGACAATGCCGAATGGCGCGCCGCGCGCCCGGCGCAGGTGACGGTGGCGGAGGGTGAGCTGGTTGGCGAGGTGAAGAAGATACTCGCGGCGCAGGCTGCCGATCGCGCGAAGGGTGGCGCTTGA
- a CDS encoding ATP phosphoribosyltransferase regulatory subunit, translating into MTTRPAIAADIAKLFAVRDTHAVEVAVLQPADPFLDMAGEDLRRRIFLTESETGKTLCLRPEFTIPVCLDHIASQAGTPRRYSYLGEVFRQRRDGGNEFFQAGIEDLGDRDTAAADARSLADAHALLSLVLPGKALAITLGDQTLFEAVLAALGLPRGWRMRLARAFGSAPMLEAALADLANPPRNSQLSGPVAFLVLDADQEGLAAHIAERMEEAGLSASGGRAPADIARRLIEKAQLRSVRLSDEAFSALKGFLEIDVPLGDATAALEKFAADAGLSLGPALENFAARAKAIEAHGLPMAHIRYDAAFGRPLDYYTGLVFEIASADGDRPLAGGGRYDRLLTLLGAKKPIPGVGFSVWLDRIEALRENAK; encoded by the coding sequence ATGACCACCCGCCCCGCCATCGCCGCCGACATCGCAAAACTCTTCGCCGTCCGCGACACCCACGCGGTCGAGGTCGCAGTCCTACAGCCAGCCGATCCGTTCCTCGACATGGCGGGTGAGGATCTGCGCCGCCGCATTTTCCTGACCGAAAGCGAGACCGGCAAGACGCTGTGCCTCAGGCCCGAATTCACCATTCCCGTCTGCCTCGACCACATCGCCAGCCAGGCCGGCACGCCGCGCCGCTATTCCTATCTGGGCGAAGTGTTCCGCCAGCGCCGCGACGGCGGCAACGAGTTCTTCCAGGCCGGCATCGAGGATCTCGGCGATCGCGATACGGCCGCCGCCGATGCCCGCTCGCTGGCCGACGCGCATGCGCTGCTTTCTCTGGTGCTGCCAGGCAAGGCGCTGGCGATTACGCTTGGCGACCAGACCCTGTTCGAGGCGGTGCTGGCGGCGCTGGGCTTGCCGCGCGGCTGGCGCATGCGCCTTGCCCGCGCCTTCGGTTCGGCGCCGATGCTGGAGGCCGCCCTTGCCGATCTCGCCAATCCGCCACGCAACAGCCAGCTCTCCGGTCCCGTCGCCTTCCTGGTGCTCGACGCCGATCAGGAAGGTCTCGCCGCGCACATTGCCGAACGCATGGAGGAGGCCGGGCTGTCGGCTTCCGGCGGCCGCGCGCCGGCCGATATCGCGCGCCGGCTGATCGAGAAAGCGCAGCTGCGCAGCGTGCGCCTGTCCGACGAGGCTTTCTCGGCGTTGAAGGGCTTTCTCGAGATCGACGTCCCGCTCGGCGACGCGACCGCGGCGCTGGAAAAATTCGCCGCCGATGCCGGCCTGTCGCTGGGGCCGGCGCTGGAGAACTTCGCCGCCCGCGCCAAAGCGATCGAGGCGCATGGCCTGCCGATGGCGCACATCCGTTACGATGCCGCCTTCGGCCGCCCGCTGGATTACTACACCGGCCTCGTCTTCGAGATCGCGTCGGCGGATGGCGATCGGCCGCTGGCCGGCGGCGGCCGCTACGACCGCTTGCTGACGCTGCTGGGGGCAAAGAAGCCGATTCCCGGCGTCGGCTTCTCGGTCTGGCTCGACCGTATCGAAGCCTTGCGGGAGAACGCCAAATGA
- the hisG gene encoding ATP phosphoribosyltransferase — MITLAIPSKGRLKEQSLEVLAKAGLAVTLPEDDRKYRARIDGLDNVEVAFLSASEIAGEIGQGAVDLGITGEDLLRENLADWEARAEIVARLGFGHADVVVAVPDIWLDVESMADLDDVAADFRQRHGRRLRIATKYWRLTQQFFSLKHGIQVYRIVESLGATEGAPAAGLADVIVDITTTGSTLRANHLKVLGDGTILKSQACLVASKKRRDAADEAVLRDIAVKMSVLPPP; from the coding sequence ATGATCACGCTGGCGATCCCGTCCAAGGGCCGACTCAAGGAACAGTCCCTCGAGGTGCTGGCCAAGGCCGGCCTGGCCGTCACCTTGCCCGAGGACGACCGCAAATACCGTGCCCGCATCGACGGCCTCGACAATGTCGAGGTGGCCTTCCTGTCCGCATCCGAGATCGCCGGCGAGATCGGCCAGGGCGCGGTCGATCTCGGCATCACCGGCGAGGACCTTTTGCGCGAGAACCTCGCCGACTGGGAAGCGCGCGCCGAGATCGTCGCCCGGCTCGGCTTCGGCCATGCCGATGTCGTGGTCGCCGTGCCGGACATCTGGCTCGATGTCGAGAGCATGGCCGACCTCGACGACGTCGCCGCCGATTTCCGCCAGCGCCATGGCCGGCGGCTCAGGATCGCCACCAAATACTGGCGGCTGACGCAGCAATTCTTTTCGCTCAAGCACGGTATCCAGGTCTATCGCATCGTCGAAAGCCTCGGCGCCACCGAAGGCGCGCCGGCCGCCGGCCTTGCGGACGTCATCGTCGACATCACCACCACCGGCTCGACGCTGCGCGCCAACCACCTCAAGGTGCTGGGCGACGGCACGATCCTGAAGTCGCAGGCCTGTCTGGTGGCGTCGAAGAAGCGGCGCGATGCGGCCGATGAAGCGGTCTTGCGCGACATCGCCGTAAAGATGAGCGTCCTCCCTCCTCCCTGA
- a CDS encoding AMP-binding protein — protein MAIKLDELMNATNLRKTRNSFIAPVGGKAHVSGDRSVPLLDKTIPELFSDTVSRYATLDAAVFVGQDKRFTWSELSDAVDALGAGFLALGLEKGDRVGIWSPNRWEWLVTQFATARIGLILVNINPAYRLTELEYALNKVGCKALVTAAQFKTSDYLGMIETLAPEIAAAEPGKLKAKKLPALEIVIRMGDDNSPGMFNFGDVLAMAGRDEHDSLDRISESLKPGEAINIQFTSGTTGAPKGATLTHSNIVNNGNFVTSSIKLTVDDRLCIPVPLYHCFGMSMGTMGCVSKGATMVFPGEGFDAGATLKAVAQERCTGLYGVPTMFVAMLDHADFANFDLSSLRTGIMAGSPCPIEVMKKVVSLMHMSEVTIAYGMTETSPVSFQSSVDDPLEKRVSTVGRIHPHVEVKAIAADGAIVAVGEPGELCTRGYSVMKGYWDDAEKTREAIDADGWMHTGDLATIDAEGYCNIVGRVKDMVIRGGENVYPREVEEFLYRHPKIKEVQVFGIPDDKYGEELCAWIVLKPNQIATEQEVKAFCAGQIAHYKVPRYIRFRTELPMTVTGKPQKFLMRAAMVEELGLVAQKTA, from the coding sequence ATGGCGATCAAACTCGACGAGCTCATGAACGCCACCAATCTGCGCAAAACGCGCAACAGCTTCATTGCTCCGGTTGGCGGCAAGGCGCATGTATCGGGCGACCGGTCGGTGCCTCTGCTCGACAAGACCATTCCGGAGCTGTTTTCCGATACGGTGAGCAGATACGCCACGCTCGACGCCGCAGTCTTCGTTGGGCAGGACAAGCGCTTCACCTGGAGCGAGCTGTCGGATGCTGTGGACGCGTTGGGCGCAGGTTTTCTGGCGCTGGGGCTGGAAAAAGGCGACCGCGTCGGCATCTGGTCGCCGAACCGCTGGGAATGGCTGGTGACGCAGTTCGCCACCGCGCGCATCGGCCTGATCCTCGTCAACATCAACCCGGCCTATCGGCTGACCGAGCTGGAATACGCGCTGAACAAAGTGGGCTGCAAGGCGCTGGTCACGGCCGCCCAGTTCAAAACCTCCGACTATCTCGGCATGATCGAGACGCTGGCGCCGGAGATCGCCGCGGCGGAGCCCGGCAAGCTCAAGGCCAAGAAACTGCCGGCGCTGGAGATCGTCATCCGCATGGGCGACGACAACTCGCCCGGCATGTTCAATTTCGGCGATGTGTTGGCCATGGCCGGCCGCGACGAGCACGACAGCCTCGATCGCATCTCGGAGAGCCTGAAGCCGGGCGAGGCCATCAACATCCAGTTCACCAGCGGTACGACCGGCGCGCCGAAGGGCGCGACCCTGACGCATTCCAACATCGTCAACAACGGCAATTTCGTCACCTCGTCCATAAAACTCACCGTCGACGACCGGCTCTGCATCCCGGTCCCGCTCTACCACTGCTTCGGCATGTCGATGGGCACGATGGGCTGCGTGTCGAAAGGCGCGACCATGGTTTTCCCCGGCGAGGGCTTCGATGCCGGCGCGACGCTGAAAGCGGTCGCGCAGGAGCGCTGCACCGGGCTTTACGGCGTGCCGACAATGTTCGTCGCCATGCTCGATCACGCCGATTTTGCGAACTTCGATCTCTCCAGCCTGCGCACCGGCATCATGGCCGGCTCACCTTGCCCGATCGAGGTGATGAAGAAGGTGGTGTCCCTGATGCATATGTCTGAGGTGACCATCGCCTACGGCATGACCGAGACCAGCCCGGTCTCCTTCCAGAGCAGTGTCGACGATCCGCTGGAAAAGCGCGTCTCCACCGTCGGCCGCATCCATCCGCATGTCGAGGTGAAGGCGATCGCCGCCGACGGCGCCATCGTCGCGGTCGGCGAGCCGGGCGAGCTCTGCACGCGCGGCTATTCGGTGATGAAGGGCTATTGGGACGACGCCGAAAAGACCCGCGAGGCGATCGACGCCGACGGCTGGATGCACACCGGCGACCTCGCGACCATCGACGCCGAGGGCTATTGCAACATTGTCGGCCGGGTGAAGGACATGGTCATCCGCGGCGGCGAGAACGTCTATCCGCGCGAGGTCGAGGAATTCCTGTATCGCCATCCCAAGATCAAGGAAGTGCAGGTTTTCGGCATTCCCGACGACAAATATGGCGAGGAGCTCTGCGCCTGGATCGTGCTGAAGCCCAACCAGATCGCCACCGAGCAGGAGGTCAAGGCCTTCTGCGCCGGTCAGATCGCGCACTACAAGGTGCCGCGCTACATCCGCTTCCGCACCGAGCTGCCGATGACGGTGACCGGCAAGCCGCAGAAATTCCTGATGCGCGCGGCGATGGTGGAGGAACTGGGGCTGGTGGCGCAGAAGACGGCGTGA
- a CDS encoding poly-gamma-glutamate hydrolase family protein, with protein MDNEFPNFAALRAAKIEGIDYRIVVRRGARTGGAIVIAPHGGKIEPRTSLIAETIAGGDLDVYCFEGLMPESNRELHITSRNFDEEAALDLLRTKSTVVAIHGRQDRDDLATTYLGGKDAALVSEIAWRLREAGFQTQKDNHPFPGIQDSNIVNRGATGKGAQLEVPFSLRRRLGNEPELLERFCGAVRKAIDIVDARNGARSSVVF; from the coding sequence ATGGACAACGAGTTTCCCAATTTCGCGGCGCTGAGAGCCGCCAAGATCGAAGGCATAGATTATCGCATAGTCGTCCGGCGCGGCGCGCGAACCGGCGGCGCGATCGTCATCGCCCCGCATGGCGGCAAGATCGAACCCCGGACCTCCCTGATCGCCGAGACGATAGCCGGGGGCGATCTCGACGTGTATTGCTTCGAAGGGCTGATGCCGGAGAGCAACCGGGAGCTGCACATAACGTCCAGGAACTTCGACGAGGAAGCCGCGCTGGACCTGTTGCGGACGAAGTCCACCGTCGTCGCCATCCACGGCCGACAGGATCGCGACGATCTTGCGACAACCTACCTAGGCGGCAAGGACGCCGCTTTGGTTTCCGAGATAGCCTGGCGTCTGCGGGAAGCTGGCTTCCAGACGCAAAAGGACAACCATCCTTTTCCAGGCATCCAGGATTCGAACATCGTCAACCGAGGAGCGACGGGGAAGGGAGCGCAACTGGAAGTACCCTTCTCGCTGCGCCGCCGACTGGGGAACGAGCCGGAACTTCTGGAAAGATTCTGCGGGGCGGTTCGCAAGGCCATCGACATAGTCGACGCCAGAAATGGTGCCCGGTCCTCGGTCGTGTTTTGA
- a CDS encoding calcium:proton antiporter: protein MPLAALAMAFAVRASGISVDEGSLNARIFVGALSSAIMFTTIFVVLDHAEAVARRVGEPYGTLVLTFAVTAIEVSIIVSMMLHGENNPTLARESVFSTVMITSTGVVGICLTLGGWRYRKQAILRQGTNAYLSVLVALTVMTLILPTYTQATDPGTFSAAQLGFVSVLSVLLYASFVFAQTVRHREDFVQGQAHDVPVRTAHESVSVSALLLMCGLIGIVLLAEQVAASVEDALAAYQVTQADSIVGALIAALVLMPEAISAIRASFKNELQRSLNVAMGSACATIGLTIPAVAAASLLTGRGLTLGLPASDAVLLVLALFICSVSFSTERTTFLTGMVHVVVFFTYVFLIFVP, encoded by the coding sequence ATGCCGTTGGCCGCGCTGGCGATGGCTTTCGCTGTCAGGGCCAGCGGCATTTCGGTCGACGAAGGATCACTGAACGCCAGGATATTCGTTGGAGCGCTATCGAGCGCCATCATGTTCACCACCATTTTCGTGGTGCTCGACCATGCCGAGGCGGTCGCCCGGCGCGTGGGCGAGCCCTATGGAACCTTGGTGCTGACTTTTGCGGTGACGGCAATCGAAGTGTCGATCATCGTCTCCATGATGCTGCATGGAGAAAACAACCCGACGCTGGCGCGCGAGTCCGTTTTCTCGACAGTGATGATTACGTCCACAGGAGTCGTCGGCATCTGTCTCACGCTTGGCGGCTGGCGCTACCGCAAGCAGGCGATCCTTCGGCAAGGCACGAACGCATACCTGTCGGTCCTGGTCGCGCTGACCGTGATGACGCTTATTCTTCCGACCTACACCCAGGCGACGGATCCCGGCACGTTTTCGGCGGCTCAGCTCGGTTTTGTGAGCGTTCTTTCGGTGCTGCTCTATGCGAGTTTCGTGTTCGCTCAGACCGTCCGGCATCGGGAGGATTTCGTCCAGGGGCAGGCGCACGATGTTCCGGTGCGAACTGCCCACGAAAGCGTTTCCGTGAGCGCCCTGCTGCTGATGTGCGGGCTCATCGGCATAGTCCTGCTCGCCGAGCAGGTTGCCGCAAGCGTGGAGGATGCGCTCGCCGCCTATCAGGTGACCCAGGCCGACAGCATCGTGGGCGCGTTGATCGCGGCGCTGGTTTTGATGCCGGAGGCCATCTCGGCGATCCGCGCCTCGTTCAAGAACGAGCTGCAGCGCAGCCTGAACGTCGCGATGGGCTCGGCCTGCGCAACGATCGGTTTGACGATACCGGCGGTCGCGGCCGCCAGCCTGCTGACGGGCAGGGGACTGACGCTGGGGCTTCCGGCCTCCGATGCCGTGCTTCTGGTTCTGGCGCTTTTCATATGCAGCGTCAGCTTCAGCACCGAAAGAACGACCTTCCTGACCGGCATGGTCCATGTCGTGGTGTTCTTCACCTATGTGTTTCTCATCTTCGTGCCGTGA